CGTTGTCACACGACGTTCAGCTTGAGCAGCATCATCGATCCGAACACGGACTAAGGTCCTATTTTCTGGGTCCATTGTTGTTTCCCACAATTGTTCTGCGTTCATTTCACCTAAACCTTTATAACGTTGTAGCTGGTAACCTTTTCCAACATTTTGTGTGATAGAATCTAATTCTTCATCCGTCCAAGCGTATTGGTTTATTTGTTTTTTTCCACTACCTTTGGTTACCTTATAAAAAGGAGGTAACGCAATATAAACCCTGCCAGCTTCAACTAATGGTTTCATATAGCGATAGAAAAAGGTTAGTAACAATACTTGAATATGAGCACCATCAGTATCAGCGTCTGTCATAATGATAATTTTGTCATAATTACAGTCCTCTAATGTAAATTCAGGACCTACACCAGCACCAATTGTGTATATCATCGTGTTAATTTCTTCATTTTTCAAAATATCTTGCATATTGGCTTTTTCCGTATTAATGACTTTACCTCTTAGAGGCAAGATCGCTTGAAATTTACGATCACGACCTTGTTTTGCTGAACCACCTGCTGAATCACCTTCAACCAAATATAGTTCGTTTTTTTGCGGATTTTTCGATTGTGCTGGCGTTAATTTTCCAGATAATAAAGACTCGCCTTTTTTCCGCTTTTTGCCATTTCGACTCTCCTCACGCGCTTTTCGCGCAGCTTCACGAGCCTGACGAGCTTTATTTGCTTTACGAATAAGCATTTGGCTCATTTCACTATTTTCTTGCAAGTAAAAAACTAACTGTTCGCTTATCACTTTATCAACAGCAGTTCTAGCTGCAGGACTACCCAATTTTTCTTTTGTTTGTCCTTCAAATTGCAATAAACTTTCAGGAATACGTACCGACAAAATGGCCGCTAGTCCTTCGCGAAAATCGCTTCCTTCTAGATTTTTATCCCTATCTTTTAATAAGCCAACTTTACGCGCATATTCATTAAATGACTTGGTTAAAGAAGTTTTCATTCCTGCTTCGTGAGTACCGCCATCTTTGGTACGTACATTATTAACAAATGAAAGAATATTTTCTGAATAACCATCATTATATTGAAAAGCAAACTCGACTTCGATACCATCTTTTTCCCCAGTAAAATACGCAACGGGTGTTAAAGTATCTTTTTCTTCATTTAAATACTCAACAAATTCCTTAATTCCTTCTTCATAAAGAAAAGCATCTTCTACTTTTTCTTCTCCACGTAAATCAGTCAAAGTAATTTTAACGCCTTTTAATAAGAAAGCTGATTCACGCAAACGTTCGGCTAACATATCGTAAGAAATTTTCGCAGCAGAAAAAATAGTAGGATCTGGTAAAAAGTGCACCGTAGTACTATTGGTTTCTTTTGTTTTTCCAATTTTTTCTAAAGTACCTACTGGCTTACCGCCATCTTTAAACGTTTCTTTGTATTTTACGCCATCACGGACAATTGTTACCTCCAGCCAACTGGACAACGCATTAACCACGCTAGCACCTACACCATGTAAACCTCCGGAAGTTTTATATCCACCAGCTTGGCCAAATTTTCCGCCTGCGTGTAATACGGTAAAAATAACTTCAACGGTTGGAATTCCAGAAGTATGCATCCCAACTGGCATTCCGCGTCCGTAGTCTGTCACTTGAATACTATTATCTTTATCAATTGTTACATCAATGGTTTTTCCATAACCAGAAAGCGCCTCATCTACTGCATTATCCACGATTTCATACACCAAATGATGTAATCCGCGCTGATCCGTGGAGCCAATATACATTCCTGGCCTTTTTCTTACTGCTTCTAATCCTTCTAATACCTGAATGGAAGCATCATTATATTCGTTGGTTTGTTTTGCCAAAGTCAACGCTCCTCGCATTTATATTTTCTTTTGCCAGTATTTTAAACTAGCAATGTACTTGAACACACTATATCATACGCTAAAAAGACTGCAAAAAAAAGAAGAAAAACCTCCAAATGAAGTTTTTCTTTAGAAATAACTAATTTTTGAAGCAGCGTAGGCAGGTTTAAGCTAACACTTATGTTCTGAGTTGAATTTCAGAACATGGATCATTAAAACTTATGTCCTGAACTTATACTCAGAACATAAGTCAACACATCCTATGTCCTGAAATCATATTCAGGACATAAATCAATGATAGTTATGTACTGAAATCGCACTCAGGACATAACTCAGGCTTTTTCCAAGCTAAATTTATACTTTCAGAACATAAGTTGGCAAAAGTTATGTCCTGAATCTCTTTTCAGGACATAGCTCACCTTAACCTATGTCCTGTAATTGCTTTCAGGACATAGATCGTCTCATTTTTATCAAATTCCCAAATTAACTTTGTTGTTGATCCAATTTCCCTAACTCAATTTTGATGCAACGGTCCATTATGATGTCATGACGTCCAGCATCTTGTAATTTTTTTGCTGCTTCTTCGTTTTCAATTCCCAACTGAGCCCAAAAAACTTTGGCATCAGTTTCTAAGAAATCATCAGCAACGTCAGGTAAAAATTCACTACGACGAAAGATATCTACAATATCAATGGAAACCGGAACATCTTGTAAACGTGCATAAACTTTTTCGCCTAAGATTTCTTGTCCGGCTAGTTTGGGGTTTACTGGAAAAATATTGTACCCGTGTTTTTGAACCACTTTACTTACTTGATAACTTGTTCGTTCCGTATTATTACTTAACCCAACTACAGCGATATTTTTGGCTGTTTTTAAGTAATGTTGGATTGTTTGTTCATCTGGATTTTGAAAAGCCATTATTATCTACTCCTTTAAAATTACGATATTATTACTATAAGAACTTTCATTTAAGTTGTTGCTTTTGTATTTTCATGCTAAAATATTGCTAGTCTAACAAAAGGTTGGTTCTTATGAAAATCATTCTATTATTAATCATTGCATATTTACTAGGTTCTATTCCTTCTGGTCTTTGGATCGGAAAAATCTTTTATAAAAAAGATATTCGACAATATGGCAGTGGTAACTCTGGTACGACCAATACTTTTCGCATACTAGGAGTTAAAGCTGGTTTTGCCGTCTTTCTCGCGGATTTATTAAAAGGAACATTGGCTACTTCATTGGCTTATCTCCCCTATGTAGATATAAACCCGCTCTGGCTAGGGTTATGTGCCATTTTAGGCCACGTCTTTCCATTATTTGCTAGATTTAAAGGTGGAAAAGCAGTAGCAACAAGTGCTGGTATGCTTTTAGGTTACTATCCGCTTTTCTTTTTCTTTTCGCTAGCCATTTTTTTAATTTTATTATTTATCACAAGTATGGTAAGTCTATCTAGCATGATTGCCGCAGTTATCATCACTATATCCACTTTTATTTTGCCCAGTATTTTTCCGATGCTTTTGCCAGAACAAGATGGGCTATTATCCTGTATTGCAATTATTGTTACGGCGTTTATCTTTTATTTACATAGACAAAATATTCAACGCATTAGACAAGGCAACGAAAGCCGCATCTCGTTTGGGTTAAATAAAAAGTCAAAGAAAAAATAGCAAAGCTAGGACACAGTAGAGTTTACCATTGCGGAAAACTTTGTGTCCTAGCTTTTTTATTTAACCACAATGGCATACTTAGTGTGAAACGTATCATACGCTGCTAGTTTCTGTATCCCTAGCTTTTCAGTTAATTTACCAGAAGTATCAAAAGCATCCGCAAGACCAGCCCAAGGTTCAATGCAGACAAAGGGCGATTTTTGGGGATAAGTCGACCAGAAACCGACATAGGGGAAATTTTTAAACGATACAGACACCAAATGAGGCGATTTATCACTACGAATCGTAAATGAATTTAAGCCCTTTGTTTCATA
This region of Tetragenococcus osmophilus genomic DNA includes:
- the parE gene encoding DNA topoisomerase IV subunit B, with translation MAKQTNEYNDASIQVLEGLEAVRKRPGMYIGSTDQRGLHHLVYEIVDNAVDEALSGYGKTIDVTIDKDNSIQVTDYGRGMPVGMHTSGIPTVEVIFTVLHAGGKFGQAGGYKTSGGLHGVGASVVNALSSWLEVTIVRDGVKYKETFKDGGKPVGTLEKIGKTKETNSTTVHFLPDPTIFSAAKISYDMLAERLRESAFLLKGVKITLTDLRGEEKVEDAFLYEEGIKEFVEYLNEEKDTLTPVAYFTGEKDGIEVEFAFQYNDGYSENILSFVNNVRTKDGGTHEAGMKTSLTKSFNEYARKVGLLKDRDKNLEGSDFREGLAAILSVRIPESLLQFEGQTKEKLGSPAARTAVDKVISEQLVFYLQENSEMSQMLIRKANKARQAREAARKAREESRNGKKRKKGESLLSGKLTPAQSKNPQKNELYLVEGDSAGGSAKQGRDRKFQAILPLRGKVINTEKANMQDILKNEEINTMIYTIGAGVGPEFTLEDCNYDKIIIMTDADTDGAHIQVLLLTFFYRYMKPLVEAGRVYIALPPFYKVTKGSGKKQINQYAWTDEELDSITQNVGKGYQLQRYKGLGEMNAEQLWETTMDPENRTLVRVRIDDAAQAERRVTTLMGDKVAPRRKWIESHVQFSLEEDGSILETAEPDDKKTSTYESSFEETNLFDK
- a CDS encoding CoA-binding protein; the encoded protein is MAFQNPDEQTIQHYLKTAKNIAVVGLSNNTERTSYQVSKVVQKHGYNIFPVNPKLAGQEILGEKVYARLQDVPVSIDIVDIFRRSEFLPDVADDFLETDAKVFWAQLGIENEEAAKKLQDAGRHDIIMDRCIKIELGKLDQQQS
- the plsY gene encoding glycerol-3-phosphate 1-O-acyltransferase PlsY, translated to MKIILLLIIAYLLGSIPSGLWIGKIFYKKDIRQYGSGNSGTTNTFRILGVKAGFAVFLADLLKGTLATSLAYLPYVDINPLWLGLCAILGHVFPLFARFKGGKAVATSAGMLLGYYPLFFFFSLAIFLILLFITSMVSLSSMIAAVIITISTFILPSIFPMLLPEQDGLLSCIAIIVTAFIFYLHRQNIQRIRQGNESRISFGLNKKSKKK